Proteins encoded by one window of Vigna radiata var. radiata cultivar VC1973A chromosome 5, Vradiata_ver6, whole genome shotgun sequence:
- the LOC106760796 gene encoding 60S ribosomal protein L7-4 produces the protein MLYTKLEDISVLLPLRRCKQRNIEMGEGEAKAVVPESVVKKEKRNEEWALAKKQQVEAAKKKSSETRKLIFSRAKQYAKEYEEQQKELIRLKREAKLKGGFYVDPETKLLFIIRIRGINAMDPKTRKILQLLRLRQIFNGVFLKVNKATLNMLHRVEPYVTYGYPNLKSVKELIYKRGFGKVDKQRIALTDNSIIEQTLGKHGIICIEDVIHEIMTVGPHFKEANNFLWPFKLKAPLGGLKKKRNHYVEGGDAGNREDYINELIRRMN, from the exons ATGTTATATACAAAACTCGAAGATATTTCTGTTTTGTTACCCCTCCGCCGTTGCAAGCAGCGTAACATCGA GATGGGCGAAGGGGAAGCAAAAGCGGTGGTTCCAGAATCGGTGgtgaagaaggagaaaaggaaCGAGGAGTGGGCTTTGGCTAAAAAACAGCAAGTGGAAGCAGCGAAGAAAAAGAGTTCCGAAACTCGTAAATTGATTTTTAGCAGAGCCAAACAGTATGCAAAGGAATACGAGGAGCAG caaaaGGAACTAATTAGGTTGAAGCGTGAAGCCAAGCTCAAGGGAGGGTTTTATGTTGACCCTGAAACTAAGCTTTTGTTCATCATCAGGATTCGTGG TATCAATGCCATGGATCCCAAAACAAGGAAGATTCTGCAGCTTCTGCGTTTGAGACAG ATTTTTAATGGCGTCTTTCTTAAAGTGAACAAAGCAACCTTGAATATGCTGCATAGGGTAGAGCCTTATGTTACCTATGG GTATCCTAATTTGAAGAGTGTAAAAGAATTGATCTACAAGAGAGGCTTTGGAAAAGTGGACAAGCAGAGAATTGCTCTGACTGACAATTCTATTATAGAACAG ACTTTGGGGAAGCATGGGATCATTTGCATAGAAGATGTGATCCACGAGATCATGACTGTTGGACCTCACTTCAAGGAGGCAAACAATTTTCTATGGCCTTTCAAGCTCAAAGCTCCCCTGGGTggtttgaagaagaaaagaaatcattaTGTTGAAGGAGGTGACGCTGGCAACAGGGAAGATTATATAAATGAGCTC